From the Caldicellulosiruptoraceae bacterium PP1 genome, one window contains:
- a CDS encoding DUF5362 family protein, which yields MENNNFSQTEQNNPSNVEKPNNAAMMQILSSSIKWSNFVGVMWIISGAITCITIIGIILGIPMIIMGVKLLNLSESLKVLQFDFSNEGTQKSFDALNRYLKVHGIYFILYIICALIPIIIFIIILLLLPTSFMHDFSNSIMDGIY from the coding sequence ATGGAAAATAATAATTTTAGTCAAACAGAACAGAATAATCCTTCAAATGTTGAGAAACCCAATAACGCTGCAATGATGCAAATATTATCCTCCTCAATTAAGTGGAGCAATTTTGTTGGAGTTATGTGGATTATTTCAGGAGCAATAACCTGTATAACTATTATTGGAATTATACTTGGTATCCCAATGATAATTATGGGTGTGAAACTTCTTAATTTATCAGAATCCTTAAAGGTATTGCAATTTGATTTTTCAAATGAGGGAACACAAAAAAGCTTTGATGCATTAAACAGATATCTAAAAGTTCATGGTATCTATTTTATTCTATACATTATTTGTGCTTTAATACCAATAATAATTTTTATTATAATATTGCTTTTGCTTCCCACCTCATTTATGCATGATTTCTCTAATTCTATTATGGACGGTATATATTAA
- a CDS encoding tRNA (adenine(22)-N(1))-methyltransferase TrmK yields the protein MLSKRLSAIFELIDNCYCLGDIGTDHGYIPVQAILTKKAQKAIATDLNIKPLNKAREYAIKKGVADKIEFRLGNGIEIIEKDECQNMVIAGMGGSLIKDILKDSINKIVNTKLILQPMKDIKELREWLYKNGFSIDYEVVIEDSNKFYIIIIANFKNAFINYSQKDIDIGTFYKYKFGDIEKEYLKYLYKINLNIMNNKKLNNIDYKEQENVIMYIKEVINI from the coding sequence GTGCTGTCAAAAAGACTTAGTGCTATTTTTGAATTAATTGATAATTGTTACTGTTTAGGCGATATTGGAACAGACCACGGCTATATACCAGTTCAAGCAATACTAACTAAGAAGGCTCAAAAAGCAATTGCAACAGACTTAAATATAAAACCGCTAAATAAAGCAAGAGAATATGCAATCAAAAAAGGTGTTGCTGATAAAATAGAATTTAGGCTTGGAAATGGAATTGAAATAATTGAAAAGGATGAATGCCAAAACATGGTAATTGCAGGAATGGGAGGTTCATTGATTAAAGATATCTTAAAAGATAGTATAAATAAGATTGTAAATACTAAACTTATATTACAACCAATGAAAGATATAAAAGAATTAAGAGAATGGCTGTACAAAAATGGCTTTTCAATAGATTATGAGGTGGTTATAGAGGATTCAAATAAATTCTATATTATTATAATTGCTAACTTTAAAAATGCTTTTATAAATTATTCTCAAAAGGATATCGACATTGGAACATTTTACAAATATAAATTTGGTGATATAGAAAAGGAATATCTAAAATACTTATATAAAATAAACTTAAATATAATGAATAACAAAAAATTAAATAATATAGATTATAAAGAACAGGAAAATGTGATTATGTATATAAAGGAGGTAATTAATATATGA
- a CDS encoding Nif3-like dinuclear metal center hexameric protein — MISIQEIISYLEKYFPKNNSYDWDNVGINVGGFDKKIENILISVDINNDIVDEAIKKQCQVIISHHPLIFQGIKSIRSDLPDGELIYKLIKNDIVHYCMHTNADISEYGNNYYISKLLKLEDVKGLSFFSKDEYYKIVVYVPKSHADKVRDIMAKEGAGHIGNYSHCFFKVEGIGSFKPLEGSNPFIGNIGEVETVDEIRIETIVNKKDLKKVIRAMEKGHPYEEVAYDIYKLENEIKTNSLGIIGKRKMSANELINEIKNIFGCRFVKAMILKESFEKIAVCSGSGKDLIKDASFAGADIFITADITHHSMLQARDLGLSIIDIGHFYSERVFIDSIYKILSKHEKKNMFNIFKSEIITDYLEVY, encoded by the coding sequence ATGATAAGCATTCAAGAGATTATTTCATATCTGGAGAAATATTTCCCAAAAAATAATTCGTATGATTGGGATAATGTAGGAATCAATGTTGGAGGATTTGATAAAAAGATTGAGAATATTTTAATTTCTGTTGATATAAATAATGACATAGTTGACGAAGCAATCAAAAAACAATGTCAAGTGATAATATCTCATCATCCATTGATATTTCAAGGGATAAAATCAATAAGAAGTGATTTACCTGATGGGGAGCTTATATATAAACTAATAAAAAATGATATAGTACATTATTGCATGCACACAAATGCTGATATATCTGAATATGGGAATAACTATTATATTTCAAAGTTATTAAAACTTGAAGATGTTAAAGGATTAAGCTTTTTCTCTAAGGATGAATATTATAAAATAGTTGTGTATGTTCCTAAAAGCCATGCAGATAAAGTTCGAGACATAATGGCCAAAGAGGGAGCAGGACATATAGGTAATTATAGCCATTGTTTCTTCAAAGTAGAAGGTATTGGAAGTTTTAAACCACTTGAAGGATCCAATCCCTTTATTGGGAATATAGGAGAGGTTGAAACAGTCGATGAGATAAGGATTGAAACAATTGTAAACAAAAAGGATTTAAAAAAAGTAATAAGAGCAATGGAAAAAGGTCATCCTTATGAAGAGGTAGCTTATGATATTTATAAACTTGAAAATGAAATAAAAACAAATTCATTAGGTATTATTGGGAAAAGAAAAATGAGTGCCAATGAATTAATAAATGAAATTAAAAACATTTTTGGTTGCAGATTTGTAAAAGCTATGATTTTGAAAGAAAGTTTTGAAAAAATTGCCGTATGTTCAGGTTCCGGTAAAGACCTTATTAAAGATGCAAGTTTTGCAGGTGCAGATATCTTTATTACAGCAGATATTACTCACCATTCTATGCTTCAAGCAAGAGATTTAGGACTTAGCATAATAGATATCGGACATTTTTATTCTGAAAGAGTATTTATTGACAGTATATATAAAATATTAAGTAAACATGAAAAGAAAAATATGTTTAACATATTTAAATCAGAGATAATAACAGATTATTTAGAAGTATACTAA
- the ligA gene encoding NAD-dependent DNA ligase LigA gives MQNKDVLKRIKELVELINYHNHKYYVEDDPQISDYEYDMLLRELIWLEDKYPELVQPDSPTKRVGGEAKKGFSQVTHRIPLLSLSNVFNEGELYDFDRRLKELIGEDFDYIVEYKIDGLSVSLEYQNGLFIKGATRGDGFVGEDVTENLKTIKTIPLRLKENVDIVVRGEVFMSKEEFLRINQEREENEESLFANPRNAAAGSLRQLDPKITAKRKLDIFIFNIQECSKNFTTHEESLRYLKDIGFKVSPDFKLCSNIKDVYKRILEINEIKDSLPFEIDGAVVKLNQLNLREIAGTTSKAPRWATAYKFPPEKKETKLIDITINVGRTGILTPNAVLEPVRISGSQVSRATLHNIDYIKQKDIRIGDTVVIQKAAEIIPEVVEVVFSKRTGNEKEFNMPSKCPVCGADVVRFEDEVAYRCTGIECPAKSYREILHFVSRDAMDIEGMGEMIVKTLFEKGLIKNPADIYYLKFEDLIKLERFGEKSVNNLLQAIEKSKKQSIDRLIFALGIRHIGQKASKTLASNISSIYELFDITKDRLLQLEDFGEKMADSIITFFKQDQTRHFIDRLKSVGVNLVSENKLKSDLLSGFTFVLTGTLARYTRNEAKEKLENLGAKTSESVSKKTTAVIAGEDAGSKLKKANSLGIKVLNEEQLESILNAKSRDEVLRIINI, from the coding sequence ATGCAAAATAAAGATGTTTTGAAAAGAATTAAAGAATTGGTGGAACTGATTAATTATCATAACCATAAATATTATGTTGAAGATGATCCTCAAATTAGCGATTATGAATATGATATGCTTTTAAGAGAACTGATATGGTTAGAAGATAAATATCCAGAATTAGTTCAGCCTGATTCTCCCACCAAAAGGGTTGGTGGAGAAGCAAAGAAAGGGTTTAGCCAAGTAACTCACAGAATCCCTTTATTATCACTCTCTAATGTTTTTAATGAAGGAGAGCTTTATGATTTTGATAGGCGGCTAAAAGAATTAATTGGTGAAGATTTTGATTATATTGTTGAATATAAAATTGATGGATTATCTGTTTCGTTGGAATATCAAAATGGTCTTTTCATAAAAGGTGCAACTCGTGGTGATGGGTTTGTTGGGGAGGATGTAACAGAAAATTTAAAAACAATAAAAACAATACCATTAAGACTTAAAGAGAATGTTGATATTGTTGTTCGTGGAGAAGTTTTTATGTCTAAGGAAGAGTTTTTAAGGATAAATCAGGAGCGTGAAGAAAATGAAGAAAGCCTTTTTGCAAATCCAAGGAATGCTGCTGCAGGTTCATTAAGACAGCTGGATCCGAAAATAACAGCAAAAAGAAAATTAGATATATTTATATTTAATATTCAAGAATGTTCAAAAAATTTTACAACCCATGAAGAATCATTAAGATATCTCAAAGATATTGGATTTAAGGTGTCTCCTGACTTTAAATTATGCTCAAATATAAAAGATGTTTATAAACGCATTTTAGAAATAAATGAAATTAAGGATAGCTTACCATTTGAAATTGATGGTGCTGTTGTGAAACTAAATCAATTAAATCTTAGAGAAATTGCAGGTACAACATCAAAAGCACCAAGATGGGCTACTGCATATAAATTTCCACCTGAAAAAAAGGAAACAAAGTTAATTGATATAACTATCAATGTAGGTAGGACTGGCATTCTTACTCCTAATGCAGTATTAGAACCGGTTAGGATATCAGGTTCTCAGGTATCTCGAGCAACACTTCATAATATTGATTATATTAAGCAGAAAGATATACGAATAGGTGATACAGTAGTTATACAGAAAGCAGCTGAAATAATACCTGAGGTTGTTGAAGTTGTTTTTTCAAAAAGGACAGGTAATGAAAAGGAATTTAATATGCCATCAAAATGTCCTGTATGTGGTGCTGATGTTGTTAGATTTGAAGACGAAGTAGCTTATAGATGTACAGGGATTGAGTGTCCTGCAAAAAGTTATAGGGAGATATTGCATTTTGTTTCACGAGACGCAATGGATATTGAAGGAATGGGAGAAATGATTGTAAAGACACTTTTTGAAAAAGGGCTTATTAAAAATCCTGCAGACATATATTATTTGAAATTTGAAGATTTAATTAAATTGGAACGTTTTGGCGAAAAGTCTGTAAATAATCTACTTCAAGCTATTGAGAAATCCAAAAAACAGTCAATTGATAGGTTGATTTTTGCATTAGGGATAAGGCATATTGGGCAAAAAGCTTCAAAAACATTAGCATCAAATATTTCCTCAATATATGAACTATTTGATATTACAAAAGATAGACTACTCCAGTTAGAAGATTTTGGTGAAAAGATGGCTGATAGTATAATAACATTTTTTAAGCAAGATCAAACAAGACACTTTATCGATAGGCTTAAAAGTGTAGGTGTTAATTTAGTTTCTGAAAACAAGCTTAAAAGTGATTTATTATCAGGATTTACATTTGTTTTGACAGGTACCTTAGCAAGATATACAAGAAATGAAGCAAAAGAAAAACTTGAAAACTTAGGAGCTAAGACGAGTGAAAGTGTATCAAAAAAAACTACTGCTGTGATAGCTGGAGAGGATGCAGGAAGTAAACTTAAGAAGGCTAATTCATTAGGAATTAAGGTATTAAATGAAGAGCAATTAGAAAGTATTTTAAATGCAAAATCTCGTGATGAAGTTCTGAGGATTATTAATATATAA